TGTTTCGGGCAAAAAATGGACATATCCAACTCGAACGCCTCGTTTCTTCTTAAAAAAAGTCGAAAGAAAAAAACGGAAATCAACGGTATGATAATGCGTGATATCCGATTTCTCAAAACTATTAATCTTCATATCAATTTCATTCTTATATCGTTCTTCTAGCAAATTCACAAGTTCGCGGTAAGCTGATGCTACACCCTGACCTTTTACTTTTTCTGCCGAAGATAGCATTGTCAACTTAATCACGCCGCGATGACCTCTCTTTCCTTTGAACGTGTGTAGAAGAAGATAGTGAAAATACTTGTGAAGCTATTTTACTTTTTATTAGCGTGGGCTTTACTTTAATCGTCCCATTCTGGCGCTTTACCCGGTATATTTCACGAACTTCATTGTATGTAGATTCAATGTTGATTCCAAATTGATCCGCAGAAATAGATTCCACTTTGACACGGCCATTCGTAGCAACCAATGTTGCCGTATTTTTGTCCGAAAGTATATTTATTAACAGCGATGCAAGTTCACTATCTTCATCGAATAAAAAGGCAGTTTCTCGGTCGCTTAAAAAGCCTTCAATACTTTCATCACGTTTGGCAACAACTGGTAAGGAAGCCGCCATTGCTTCTGCGTAAGTCAAGCCTTGTGTTTCTGTCGTTGAAGCACTCACAAACAAATCACCTAATTGGTAATATAAACTAATATTTTCCCAGTCAACTGCACCAGTGAAAATAACATGGTCTGCTAATTGTTTTTCTTCTACTAATTTTTCTAAGTCTTTACGCACCGGGCCATCACCAACGATGACCAATTTGGCTGTTGTTTTGGTTTGAAGGACTTCTGGCATTGCATTAATAATCGCATCAATATTTTTTTCATGCGCAATTCTTCCAAGCGAAAGTATCACTGGATCATTTTCTCCAATACCAAGTGATTTTTTCAACTCTATAATTTGTTGTTTTTCAACTGGCGCGAATGATGAAATATCTGTGCCTGTTGGAACGGTGTACATTAATTTGTGGATACCTTGTTCTTCTAAGTGATGCCTTACTTTTGCTGTTGGAGTGATTATGGCGTCATAGCTATCACAAAATGATTTTGTCATTTTCCCCACCATAGTAGGTGTTAAAATTTTACCTTTCGCAATATAATGCAAGTAATCGACATACATTGTGTGGTAGGTATGGATAGAAGGAATATGATATTTTTTAGCAATTCGCTTACCTAAAAGACCTAATGAAAACTCCGTATGTGTGTGAATTATATCTAAGTCCAAGCGACCTACTAGCTTAATAAACTTATTCATTCCAGCAATTGCTACGCGACGTTCTGGAAAAAAGACGAACGGAA
The sequence above is drawn from the Listeria monocytogenes genome and encodes:
- a CDS encoding glycosyltransferase family 4 protein; the protein is MNIGIFTDTYSPQISGVATSIMIMENELRKQGHTVYIFTTTDPNADRESEEGRVFRLPSIPFVFFPERRVAIAGMNKFIKLVGRLDLDIIHTHTEFSLGLLGKRIAKKYHIPSIHTYHTMYVDYLHYIAKGKILTPTMVGKMTKSFCDSYDAIITPTAKVRHHLEEQGIHKLMYTVPTGTDISSFAPVEKQQIIELKKSLGIGENDPVILSLGRIAHEKNIDAIINAMPEVLQTKTTAKLVIVGDGPVRKDLEKLVEEKQLADHVIFTGAVDWENISLYYQLGDLFVSASTTETQGLTYAEAMAASLPVVAKRDESIEGFLSDRETAFLFDEDSELASLLINILSDKNTATLVATNGRVKVESISADQFGINIESTYNEVREIYRVKRQNGTIKVKPTLIKSKIASQVFSLSSSTHVQRKERSSRRD